AGTCAGGTCAGGGAAACCCCCCGACGCTATATGTTTGCAACAGGACTCAATAGGACACAACAAACATGACTGGATCAATTGGTGTAACAACTGGTGCATGGCAGAGTTGTTCATAAATACCCATACAAATAGGGCACAGATATCAGAGTCATCAGCTTTTCAAAACATCTAAGATCCATTTGGGGCATCACTGAGAATACATAAATATATCTTTCCATTAAATTTAAAATGAAATAGACAAATGTTTCAGATGCACTAAGAATAAAACAGGACTACATGAATACTTTGATAGCAGATAATGGACTGGCTAAATTCACCTTGACTGAAATCTAATAACCTACTCTGGAAAAACAAAACTCTGACAAACTTAATGAGATGAAAAAATGATATCCTAAATCTAAACCAATTACAGTTTACTGTAGTTGTTACCTGCATCTTAGGTAATTACACTTATCCATTTCCACAGCTGTTGCAGGGGAGCCAGGTATTCCAGGATCCCCTGGTGAGCCAGGACCAATGGGCCCCCCTGGGCCTCCCGGCAAGAGCGGCATGGGACATCCTGGACAACAGGGCCCACCCGGGCCCCCCGGACCCGCTGGCTACTCCACAGCTGGCAAGCCTGGCAATCCAGGTGGTCCTGGGAAACCAGGTAGTAATGGAATGCCCGGTGAGAAGGGCCATACTGGCGCACCTGGAGCCATGGGTCCAAGAGGATCACCTGGTTCCCCTGGAAGCCCAGGACCTGCTGGACACTCTTCTGCTGGCAAACCTGGCCCACACGGTCTGCCCGGAGGCATGGGGCCAAGGGGTGAGCCCGGACTTAAAGGACATCCAGGTATCCCTGGTCTGCCAGGacaaaagggagagaggggagttgGTATTCCTGGGGCACCAGGTGCAAACGGTCAAGTGGGCCCAATGGGACCATCTGGTATGCCAGGGCAACCCGGAGTTGGTAAGTCTGGTGCCCCTGGATACCCTGGGGAGCCTGGGAAGTCAGGTACTCCAGGTAGGGATGGAGCTCCAGGAGCTATGGGTCAGCCAGGGCCAAAGGGCCACAATGGAAACCCTGGGGTAGGAGCACCAGGAAAGCCAGGTGAGAATGGCAGTCCAGGTATGCCTGGAAATATGGGATCTAAAGGTCCCCAGGGACATGCTGGACAACCAGGTGCACCTGGCATACCAGGAGTTGGTAAACCAGGAGCTAATGGCATGCCAGGTGACAGAGGATCACCAGGTACATCAGGAACCACTGGTCAGAAAGGAGAGCCAGGGCCAACAGGTTACACTGGGGCAACAGGTGCTACTGGCCTTATGGGTCCAGCTGGGCCACAGGGTGCTAGAGGATTCCAGGGAGAACCAGGTGGACAGGGACCTAAAGGAGAGGTTGGCATGGTGGGAGCTCCAGGGGCAAAGGGAACCAAGGGGGATCAGGGACATCAGGGTTACGCAGGGAAGTCAGGTATCCCCGGGGCAGCAGGCCCTCCTGGAGCAACAGGCGCTACAGGACATCAGGGTAACAAGGGAGCTCAGGGCCATACTGGCGCTCCTGGTCAGCCAGGTTCAAATGGGCTTGCAGGAGCAAAGGGACACCCAGGCACACCTGGAGGTCCAGGGAAACCAGGCGAAAACGGCGTCTCAGGGCCAAGAGGACCAGTGGGGCCTTCAGGTCCAACAGGTCAACCAGGTCTTAAGGGTCACGCAGGTCTTCCCGGCGCACCTGGCCCAGCTGGCCAGACGGCCAAGGGAATTTCTGGTCCTATGGGTCCACCTGGAgctcctggttccagaggtcatGATGGTAACCCAGGTGCTATGGGACCTCCTGGCCCACCTGGTCCCCCTGGTGAGATGGTTTACCATCACGAGAAGAGCATGCCCATCAAGTCCCATGAGATTATGATGCCTCATCATGAGATGATGAAGGCCCCTATGTCTGCCTTCAGCGCTGTTTTGACTATGGCTTACCCATCTGCGGGTTCACCCGTTCCATTCAACCAGATAATTTACAATGGGGAGCAGCACTATGACCCCCAGACTGGCATCTTCTCCTGCCAGGTACCAGGTCTATATTACTTCTCCTACCATATGCATGTTAATGGTGCTAATGCATTGGTGGCACTGTACAAAAATGGTGAGCCAATCATGTTCTCATACGATGAGTACAACAAGGGCTTCTTGGATCAGTTGTCTGGCAGCACTGTCCTTATGCTGAATGCCCATGACCAAGTCTACATTCAGGTCCCTGATGAGGAGACCAATGGTGTCTTTGCTGCCGACAATGTTCACTGCTCTTTCTCTGGGTTCCTGATTGCCTCAACGTGATACAATCACTAATAAAATCTTGAAACCTTAAAGAAACTACTTAAAGAAATAGTTCAATTCACAACTTCCATTGAGATTGAGTtgtcattgtagaataaaagatTGATGTAATATTCTACAAGTTAATTTGTCTTTGAAAAGGCTGAAAAGGCAAGAGCAGCAATTCTCTCAAGTATTCTATTAAGAAGGGCATTCAGTTCATGGAGGCATTTAAATTAAACGAGAGGAAGAATATAATTTTGGAATTCAATTGTTTGTTATCACTATTCCCTTTCCCAGTATATGCACAAGTATTCAGCAAACAATGATCAAGGAATACAAAACAGTTTGAATAATACGCAAAATGGTGCTCTTTGACTGCCTGTAACATTTACAGCAGATTTTTTTTGTTTTCAAAGTCTTTAATACATGTCTTGTAATATACATGCAAAGGAAATCATGCTTGTTTTTTAAGCAATGTTTTAAGTCAGTTCGCAACACCTTTAACAAACCAGCAGTGTGATATTGCAACACACAGGATGAAAAACAGTCATAAAAAAAGTATTATGTCAACAACAACTATATGCCTGAGGATGCATTATGCTATGTTCAACTTACTGATCAAAGTAAAGAATAAAGTTATTTCTGAAACTGATGCTTttgtctttttttgttgttgagtgtCCGTCTACAGTACAAAACTGAAAATATTGTTTTGATTTTGACTATTTCAGCCCACTGATATGGCCAATTAAATGAGCGATTCCGATATGGTGCACTGTTTCAACAACCGAAAGTGATTGATTGTAAAATAAGTAATAAGCATACCTTTAAACGCAGATGTGTTGTAATTGTGGTCAATGGCAGCAACAATGTCTTTCCAAAAGTCTGAATTCACCTCATTCCCACGCTGTTGacaaaaacaaaataatgttCTTGAAAGCAGATACATTTTTTGTAAAAAGCATGTAAACATATTATCTATTCATAATCATAATTCActtaaaaatatgtatattttaccTTACGCAACATATCCACAACCCTTCCACAGAGAAGAGCCCCAGGTAGATCAAAATAGTTGTCATAAAAATAGTACTTTGCTGAGGAGAATAAAACAGAATATATGTATTGTAAGAAACAATCCAATCAATCATCACTCTTTACTTTggaaataaaattagatttttttcagAAGATTGTATTATCATGAAAAATAAACTGCCTtacaaaaagaaagaaagaaaaaaaaacagcttTCGCAACGTTTGGATGGGACACAGAGATTCAAGATGACAGACTTACTAGATTTCGTAAATGAGGTATTAAGGCTATCAAAGTGCTTCCATTCCCTTTTAGAACCGTAATGTTTAATGAGCTCTTCTGTGCTGAGGTTATTGGTCCCATGGGTTGCTCTGATCAAAACAAACAGGTTTAAAATCAGGGTTTTTATTCATTTTGGGTGGAAAAATAAGTAACA
This window of the Coregonus clupeaformis isolate EN_2021a chromosome 33, ASM2061545v1, whole genome shotgun sequence genome carries:
- the LOC121549014 gene encoding collagen alpha-1(X) chain, giving the protein MDLRVTSVLLLLVALAVATPERHYHVQKVAKQQHYPAKSHVQTVAGEPGIPGSPGEPGPMGPPGPPGKSGMGHPGQQGPPGPPGPAGYSTAGKPGNPGGPGKPGSNGMPGEKGHTGAPGAMGPRGSPGSPGSPGPAGHSSAGKPGPHGLPGGMGPRGEPGLKGHPGIPGLPGQKGERGVGIPGAPGANGQVGPMGPSGMPGQPGVGKSGAPGYPGEPGKSGTPGRDGAPGAMGQPGPKGHNGNPGVGAPGKPGENGSPGMPGNMGSKGPQGHAGQPGAPGIPGVGKPGANGMPGDRGSPGTSGTTGQKGEPGPTGYTGATGATGLMGPAGPQGARGFQGEPGGQGPKGEVGMVGAPGAKGTKGDQGHQGYAGKSGIPGAAGPPGATGATGHQGNKGAQGHTGAPGQPGSNGLAGAKGHPGTPGGPGKPGENGVSGPRGPVGPSGPTGQPGLKGHAGLPGAPGPAGQTAKGISGPMGPPGAPGSRGHDGNPGAMGPPGPPGPPGEMVYHHEKSMPIKSHEIMMPHHEMMKAPMSAFSAVLTMAYPSAGSPVPFNQIIYNGEQHYDPQTGIFSCQVPGLYYFSYHMHVNGANALVALYKNGEPIMFSYDEYNKGFLDQLSGSTVLMLNAHDQVYIQVPDEETNGVFAADNVHCSFSGFLIAST